In Wolinella succinogenes DSM 1740, a single genomic region encodes these proteins:
- a CDS encoding IS3-like element IS1302 family transposase gives MVEFSKDLGEEKMSRKRKSYSAEFKTRVVLELLGGEETVAQIASKYEITPKSLIDWKKQFLENASLVFDVGSATKAYKDEIEELKTENDALAKKLGKTTIERDWAVGKLKSLGLSNKKDLVTPKLKNLSMARQCEIIDLNRSTLYYEPKPISDNDLKIMKRIDEIYTDISSTYGYRFMHRQLLEDGFSIGVNKVNKLMNTMGIQAIFPKKKRHTSIKNYKHKIYPYLLRELEINRANQVWSGDITYIPIKGGFVYLCAIIDWHSKTILSWKISTTMDTSLVTDVLKEAIEKYDIPVIFNSDQGSQYTSHEHTELLKKHNIQISMNGKGRSIDNIAIERFFRTLKYDEIYINEYSSISDLRFKVSRYINFYNHNRFHSALNYQKPMNVYLEGLKNVA, from the coding sequence ATGGTAGAATTTTCTAAAGATTTAGGAGAGGAAAAAATGAGTAGAAAAAGAAAAAGCTATAGTGCAGAATTTAAAACTAGAGTTGTCTTAGAATTACTAGGTGGCGAAGAGACTGTAGCACAGATTGCCAGTAAATATGAGATTACACCAAAAAGTCTCATTGATTGGAAAAAGCAGTTTTTAGAGAATGCATCACTAGTATTTGATGTAGGTTCGGCTACTAAAGCCTATAAAGATGAGATAGAAGAGCTAAAAACAGAGAATGATGCTCTAGCAAAGAAATTAGGAAAAACAACCATAGAGAGGGATTGGGCAGTGGGAAAGCTAAAGAGCTTGGGCTTATCAAATAAAAAAGATCTTGTCACACCCAAGCTAAAGAATCTCTCCATGGCAAGACAATGTGAAATAATAGATTTAAATCGCTCAACCCTTTATTATGAACCTAAACCCATATCAGACAATGATTTAAAAATCATGAAAAGGATAGATGAGATATATACTGATATATCCTCAACCTATGGCTATCGGTTTATGCATAGGCAGCTTTTGGAAGATGGATTTTCAATTGGTGTAAATAAAGTCAATAAGCTAATGAACACTATGGGGATACAGGCAATCTTTCCAAAAAAGAAACGACACACATCCATTAAAAACTATAAACATAAAATCTATCCATATCTACTACGAGAGCTTGAAATTAACAGAGCCAATCAGGTTTGGAGTGGAGATATTACCTATATCCCAATCAAGGGTGGTTTCGTGTATTTGTGCGCCATTATTGATTGGCACAGTAAAACGATACTCTCATGGAAAATATCAACAACTATGGATACATCTCTTGTAACAGATGTTTTAAAAGAAGCCATTGAAAAATATGACATTCCTGTAATATTCAACTCCGACCAAGGTAGCCAATATACCAGCCATGAACATACAGAACTTCTCAAGAAACACAACATTCAAATCTCTATGAACGGTAAAGGCAGATCCATTGATAATATTGCCATTGAGAGATTTTTTAGGACTTTAAAATATGATGAAATCTATATCAATGAGTATAGCTCTATTTCAGATCTCAGATTTAAGGTTTCAAGATATATCAATTTTTACAATCACAATAGATTTCATTCAGCACTAAATTATCAAAAGCCCATGAATGTTTATCTAGAAGGGTTGAAAAACGTTGCTTAA
- a CDS encoding YbgC/FadM family acyl-CoA thioesterase, whose product MKIRVYYEDTDCGGIVYHANYLKFCERARSELFFAQGMRPEEGGYSFVVRNLQARFLSSARLGDEIWVSATPKLIKSASLTLIQEIRLGDDSGKILFAMEVEVVCLKGGKVAKIPDFFLELFSKE is encoded by the coding sequence GTGAAAATTAGAGTCTATTACGAAGATACCGATTGCGGCGGGATCGTCTATCATGCCAATTATCTCAAGTTTTGCGAGAGGGCTAGAAGCGAGCTCTTTTTTGCCCAAGGAATGAGGCCAGAGGAGGGAGGCTATAGCTTTGTGGTGCGAAATCTTCAGGCGCGATTCCTCTCTTCTGCGCGCCTAGGGGATGAGATATGGGTGAGCGCCACCCCAAAGCTCATCAAGAGTGCCTCCTTGACCCTGATTCAAGAGATTCGCTTGGGTGATGATAGCGGCAAGATTCTCTTTGCCATGGAGGTGGAGGTGGTTTGCCTCAAAGGGGGCAAAGTCGCTAAAATACCCGACTTTTTTCTCGAACTTTTTTCCAAGGAGTGA
- a CDS encoding ABC transporter permease: MKQETALIPYLTKRYLRFDKSQPFISIAAILAFAGVAIGVMVLIVAMAIMNGFDKDFERKLFTMNYPLTLYPKVSQGISEELLKELESSFPHLLFSPYLRTQAISKSGDAMEGAVVFGVDFEREKQINEVIAEALKESEISGRFDILVGSELRNEFFLARDSKLMLIFTQLEPTGLSLSPTMKRFDVKGFFRSGLTAYDKGYIFASLEAIRAIKKKEEGYYDGIHVFAKEPMKEIDSIRAKLPLEAGIVGWWQQNGNFFAALQLEKRALFIVLMLIILIASLNIISSLLMTVMNRRREIALLLTLGATQSEIKRTFFRLGNTIGLSGIALGVLLAGIALWVLSTFPIISLPADVYGSSKLPLELSWIDFGMILLGSTLIVLLSSYYPAYQATKIDPLSVLRNE, from the coding sequence ATGAAGCAAGAAACCGCCCTCATCCCCTACCTCACCAAGCGCTATTTGCGCTTTGATAAGAGCCAGCCTTTCATCTCTATCGCCGCGATTCTCGCCTTTGCGGGAGTGGCGATAGGCGTAATGGTGCTGATTGTCGCGATGGCCATCATGAATGGTTTTGACAAAGATTTTGAGCGTAAGCTCTTCACGATGAACTACCCCCTCACCCTCTACCCCAAAGTCTCTCAAGGAATCTCCGAGGAGCTACTCAAAGAGCTCGAATCCTCTTTCCCCCATCTGCTCTTTAGCCCCTATCTGCGTACTCAAGCCATCTCCAAATCAGGCGATGCGATGGAGGGGGCGGTCGTCTTTGGGGTTGATTTTGAGCGGGAGAAGCAGATCAATGAGGTGATCGCCGAGGCGCTCAAAGAGAGCGAAATATCGGGGCGATTCGATATTCTCGTGGGAAGCGAGCTAAGGAATGAATTTTTTCTTGCGCGCGATTCCAAGCTCATGCTCATCTTCACCCAGCTAGAGCCCACGGGGCTTAGCCTCTCGCCGACTATGAAGCGCTTTGATGTGAAGGGGTTTTTCCGCTCTGGACTCACCGCCTATGACAAAGGCTATATCTTTGCCTCCCTAGAGGCGATAAGGGCAATCAAGAAGAAAGAAGAAGGCTACTATGATGGCATCCATGTCTTTGCCAAAGAGCCGATGAAAGAGATCGACTCCATCCGTGCCAAGCTCCCTTTAGAAGCAGGAATCGTCGGCTGGTGGCAGCAAAATGGCAACTTTTTCGCCGCCCTTCAGCTAGAGAAACGCGCGCTTTTTATCGTGCTCATGCTCATCATCCTCATTGCCTCGCTCAACATCATCAGCTCCCTGCTTATGACCGTGATGAATCGGCGGCGTGAAATCGCCCTACTCCTCACGCTGGGCGCGACTCAGAGCGAAATTAAACGGACTTTTTTCAGACTAGGAAACACGATAGGGCTTAGCGGAATCGCTCTAGGGGTCTTGCTCGCAGGGATAGCCCTCTGGGTGCTTAGCACCTTCCCCATCATCTCCCTGCCAGCGGATGTCTATGGAAGCTCGAAGCTCCCCCTAGAGCTCTCTTGGATCGACTTTGGGATGATTCTCCTAGGGAGCACTCTCATCGTCTTGCTCTCCTCCTACTACCCCGCCTATCAAGCGACCAAGATCGATCCGCTGAGTGTGCTTCGCAACGAGTAG
- a CDS encoding DUF493 domain-containing protein, which translates to MQIIEGKAEILYPCKWSYRVIGESEEGVRLAVFEVIDKEHSFTPSNQSRTGKYQSFNIELVVESEEERNEIFARFRAHASIKMVI; encoded by the coding sequence GTGCAGATCATCGAAGGCAAGGCAGAGATTCTCTATCCTTGCAAGTGGAGCTATCGAGTCATCGGGGAGAGCGAAGAGGGCGTGCGCCTAGCGGTCTTTGAAGTCATCGACAAGGAGCACTCTTTCACCCCCTCTAATCAAAGTCGCACAGGAAAATATCAGAGCTTCAATATCGAGCTAGTCGTGGAGAGTGAAGAGGAGCGCAACGAAATCTTTGCGAGATTCCGCGCGCACGCCTCAATCAAGATGGTGATCTAG